The Primulina huaijiensis isolate GDHJ02 chromosome 12, ASM1229523v2, whole genome shotgun sequence genome has a window encoding:
- the LOC140990159 gene encoding uncharacterized protein gives MALTAKNKLTFVDNTCLPPKLDDLLYGAWNRCNSMVISWILNSVSREIADSLMYIPTASEIWIDLRDRFHQSNAPRIFQIKKLLTGLHQGSMDINAYYTKLRTLWDELKDFQPVSVCNCGSMKDWINYQNQECVMQFLMGLNESYAQIRAQILMMDPIPVISKIFSLVVQEERQRSIHKDIIGSSVNLSTDQHSLTQQSSVVAAAKGNQWIKENSSDSQLVPTVI, from the coding sequence ATGGCGTTAACAGCCAAAAATAAGCTCACCTTTGTTGATAACACTTGTTTGCCTCCTAAACTGGATGATTTGCTATATGGAGCTTGGAATCGATGTAATAGCATGGTAATTTCGTGGATTCTAAACTCTGTCAGTCGCGAAATAGCAGATAGTCTGATGTACATACCTACGGCTTCTGAAATTTGGATAGACTTAAGAGATCGATTTCACCAGAGTAATGCTCCGAGAATTTTTCAAATCAAGAAGCTTCTGACTGGTTTGCATCAAGGATCCATGGACATTAATGCATATTACACCAAGTTGCGGACTCTCTGGGATGAGTTGAAGGACTTCCAACCTGTATCTGTATGTAATTGCGGATCAATGAAAGATTGGATCAATTATCAAAATCAAGAGTGTGTGATGCAGTTTTTAATGGGACTGAATGAGTCTTATGCACAGATCCGTGCTCAAATATTAATGATGGATCCAATCCCTGTGATTTCTAAGATCTTTTCGTTGGTGGTTCAAGAAGAGAGGCAACGATCCATACATAAAGACATTATAGGCTCTTCTGTAAACCTATCTACTGATCAACACTCTTTAACTCAGCAATCATCCGTGGTGGCCGCGGCAAAAGGGAATCAGTGGATTAAGGAGAATTCTAGTGACAGCCAACTTGTTCCCACTGTCATCTGA